From a single Mycolicibacterium mengxianglii genomic region:
- a CDS encoding TetR/AcrR family transcriptional regulator: MAPPRKHETDSILDATRALVLAGGPRCASVAAIAEASGAPAGTLYHRFGNRDGILTHTWLRALRRFQARVMAADSPDPLDTAVAMAVAAVGFAGDLPEDARLLLTLRVSDLLDGRDDPDLTETLAAMNAPLGERLRDIARQLYGSAESRPLDAVTRAVVDLPYAAIRRHAGAVPPWLADDVAAGCRVLLLDAQARTSGVR; the protein is encoded by the coding sequence GTGGCACCTCCGAGGAAGCATGAAACCGACTCCATCCTCGATGCGACGCGGGCGCTCGTGCTCGCCGGCGGACCTCGCTGCGCCAGCGTCGCCGCCATCGCCGAAGCCAGCGGTGCTCCCGCCGGCACGCTGTATCACCGCTTCGGCAACCGCGACGGCATCTTGACCCACACCTGGCTGCGGGCGCTCCGGCGTTTTCAGGCCCGGGTGATGGCGGCGGACTCGCCCGACCCACTCGACACGGCGGTGGCGATGGCGGTGGCGGCCGTCGGGTTCGCCGGCGATCTCCCCGAGGATGCACGGCTGCTGCTGACGCTGCGGGTCAGCGATCTGCTCGACGGCCGCGACGACCCCGACCTCACCGAGACCCTGGCGGCGATGAATGCCCCGCTGGGGGAGCGGCTGCGCGACATTGCCCGGCAGCTCTACGGGTCGGCCGAATCCCGCCCGCTCGACGCGGTGACCCGGGCCGTTGTCGACCTGCCTTATGCCGCCATCCGACGGCACGCCGGTGCCGTGCCACCCTGGTTGGCCGATGACGTTGCCGCCGGCTGCCGGGTGCTGCTCCTGGATGCCCAGGCCAGGACTAGCGGCGTGCGCTGA
- a CDS encoding Na+/H+ antiporter subunit A, producing the protein MLAVLFAHAVAVMVAPLLVNRWGRRAFYPLALVPAASLIWVVGNWPDGQHDDHHLSIQWVPDLSMDIDLRFDTLAAIMSVLVLGIGALVLFYCADYFHHHDEHTEKRLPSFAAELVAFSGAMFGLVTSDNLLLLYMFWELTSVLSFLLVGHYAERATSRRAATQALMVTTAGGLAMLVGVIILGETGGSYLLSELVAHPPAGLAVNVGLVLILIGALSKSALVPFHFWLPGAMAAPTPVSAYLHAAAMVKAGVYLVARMTPGFADAGPWRPMVVSLGVLTMLLAGWRAIREYDLKLILAFGTVSQLGLISILVGAGGGDLMLAGLTMLCAHAMFKAALFMVVGIIDHTTGTRDIRRLAWLGNRLPVLLTIAIGAAASMAAMPPFLGFVAKEADFETLLNSQSLGPWAPWVLGAIVTGSVLTTIYSLRFLLGAFARKGLREPSPRVAKLHRPPMTFLVAPGVLAVAGLVLGVVPSLLERVLDPYAESLPGGAHYHLALWHGFNLPLLLSVIVLGVGTVAFFARKRLRRTRVDFLALGNADRAYDATVRGLDRLAFRITGSVQRGSMPATQSVILTTLVLVPVAALALGARDRPNFALWDSALNPVVGLLILAGALGAVVMRNRLAAVLLVGVTGYGCGLIFAFHGAPDLALTQFLVETLTLVIFVLVLRTLPAEAESTHMKRYRLPRAALALAVGATMTTLAVFAMAARSGRPIADLLPDAAYYRGHGANTVNVLLVDIRAWDTLGEISVLLVAATGVASLVFRHRRFGIAPRIPATAQPSGQPDIGPVMAYSPAASDTTWLRGSEYRDPRYRSLVMEVATRIIFPVIMVLSAYFFFTGHNTPGGGFAGGLTAGLALVLRYLAGGRYELGETLPLDAGKILGVGLGLSAGTAVASLLLGAPALSSAIVELDVPVLGHVKFVTALFFDLGVYLIVVGLVLDVLRSLGARIDVEMAEPRSRQRAVSR; encoded by the coding sequence ATGCTCGCCGTCCTGTTCGCCCATGCCGTGGCCGTGATGGTCGCGCCGCTGTTGGTGAACCGCTGGGGACGACGGGCGTTTTATCCGCTGGCATTGGTGCCCGCGGCGTCACTGATCTGGGTGGTCGGCAACTGGCCAGACGGGCAGCACGACGACCACCACCTGAGCATCCAATGGGTGCCCGACCTGTCGATGGACATCGACCTGCGCTTCGACACGCTCGCCGCGATCATGAGCGTGCTGGTGCTCGGCATCGGCGCCCTGGTGCTCTTCTACTGCGCCGACTACTTCCACCACCACGACGAGCACACCGAGAAACGCCTCCCCAGCTTCGCCGCCGAGCTGGTGGCCTTCTCCGGTGCCATGTTCGGCCTGGTGACCAGCGACAACCTGCTGCTGCTGTACATGTTCTGGGAACTGACCTCGGTGTTGTCGTTCCTTCTGGTCGGGCACTACGCCGAACGCGCCACCAGCCGCCGGGCCGCCACCCAGGCCCTGATGGTCACCACCGCCGGCGGACTGGCGATGCTCGTCGGCGTCATCATCCTGGGTGAAACGGGAGGCAGTTATCTGCTCTCGGAGCTGGTGGCCCATCCCCCAGCCGGCCTCGCCGTCAACGTCGGCCTCGTATTGATCCTGATCGGCGCGCTGTCGAAATCAGCACTCGTGCCGTTCCACTTCTGGCTGCCCGGCGCCATGGCCGCCCCCACTCCGGTGAGCGCCTATCTGCACGCGGCGGCCATGGTCAAAGCCGGGGTGTACCTGGTGGCCCGCATGACACCGGGCTTCGCCGACGCCGGGCCGTGGCGACCGATGGTGGTCAGCCTCGGCGTACTGACAATGCTGCTGGCCGGGTGGCGGGCGATCCGCGAATACGACCTGAAACTCATCCTGGCCTTCGGCACCGTCAGCCAACTCGGACTGATCTCGATCCTGGTGGGCGCCGGCGGCGGTGACCTGATGCTGGCCGGGCTGACCATGCTGTGCGCCCACGCCATGTTCAAGGCCGCACTGTTCATGGTCGTCGGCATCATCGACCACACCACCGGCACCCGCGACATCCGTCGTCTGGCCTGGCTGGGCAACCGGCTACCGGTCCTGCTGACCATCGCCATCGGCGCCGCCGCCAGCATGGCCGCGATGCCCCCGTTCCTCGGTTTCGTCGCCAAAGAGGCCGACTTCGAGACCCTGCTGAACAGCCAGTCGCTGGGGCCGTGGGCGCCGTGGGTGCTCGGCGCCATCGTCACCGGCTCGGTACTGACCACCATCTACAGCCTGCGGTTCCTGCTCGGCGCGTTCGCCCGCAAAGGCCTACGGGAACCCAGCCCCCGGGTGGCCAAACTGCACCGCCCGCCGATGACATTCCTGGTGGCACCCGGCGTACTCGCCGTCGCCGGCCTGGTGCTCGGAGTGGTCCCGTCCCTGCTCGAGCGGGTACTGGACCCCTACGCCGAATCGCTGCCCGGCGGCGCGCACTACCACCTGGCGCTCTGGCACGGTTTCAACCTGCCGCTGCTGTTGTCGGTGATCGTCCTGGGCGTCGGCACCGTCGCGTTCTTCGCCCGCAAACGGCTGCGACGCACCCGCGTGGACTTCCTGGCGCTGGGCAACGCCGACCGTGCCTACGACGCCACCGTCCGCGGCCTGGACCGGCTGGCCTTCCGGATCACCGGCAGCGTCCAGCGCGGGTCGATGCCGGCCACCCAGTCGGTCATCCTCACGACGCTGGTGCTGGTCCCGGTGGCAGCGCTGGCCCTGGGCGCCCGGGACCGGCCGAACTTCGCGCTGTGGGATTCCGCGCTGAACCCGGTGGTCGGCCTGCTCATCCTCGCCGGCGCGCTGGGGGCGGTCGTCATGCGCAACCGGCTCGCCGCCGTGCTGCTGGTCGGTGTCACCGGATACGGCTGCGGCCTGATCTTCGCCTTCCACGGCGCACCCGACCTGGCGCTCACACAGTTTCTCGTCGAGACGCTGACGTTGGTGATCTTCGTGCTGGTGCTGCGCACCCTCCCCGCCGAGGCGGAGTCGACCCACATGAAGCGCTACCGGCTGCCCCGCGCGGCGCTGGCACTGGCGGTCGGCGCGACGATGACGACACTGGCGGTGTTCGCCATGGCAGCCCGCTCCGGCAGGCCCATCGCCGACCTACTGCCCGATGCCGCCTACTACCGTGGCCACGGCGCCAACACCGTCAATGTGCTGCTGGTCGACATCCGCGCCTGGGACACCCTCGGGGAGATCTCGGTGCTGCTGGTCGCCGCGACCGGCGTCGCCTCCCTGGTGTTCCGGCACCGCCGTTTCGGCATCGCGCCGCGCATCCCGGCCACCGCCCAGCCGTCCGGCCAACCCGATATCGGCCCGGTCATGGCCTACAGCCCGGCCGCCAGCGACACCACCTGGCTGCGCGGCAGTGAGTACCGCGACCCGCGCTACCGCTCCCTGGTGATGGAAGTGGCGACGCGGATCATCTTCCCGGTGATCATGGTGCTGTCGGCGTACTTCTTCTTCACCGGCCACAACACCCCGGGCGGCGGCTTCGCCGGCGGCCTGACCGCAGGCCTGGCGCTGGTGCTGCGTTACCTCGCAGGCGGACGGTACGAGCTCGGCGAAACCCTGCCGTTGGACGCGGGCAAGATCCTCGGCGTCGGACTGGGCCTGTCGGCGGGCACCGCCGTCGCCTCGCTGCTGCTCGGTGCCCCGGCCCTGTCGTCGGCCATCGTCGAACTCGACGTACCGGTGCTCGGCCACGTCAAATTCGTCACCGCACTGTTCTTCGACCTGGGGGTGTATCTGATCGTTGTCGGGCTGGTACTGGACGTGCTCCGCAGCCTCGGTGCCCGGATCGACGTCGAGATGGCGGAACCCCGCTCCCGGCAGCGGGCGGTGAGCCGATGA
- a CDS encoding Na(+)/H(+) antiporter subunit C has product MTGTTVFIVPLVLIGGLTSCGVYLLLERNLTRMLLGLLLIGNALNLLILTVGGPSGNPPVRGRTSADSTTTADPLAQGMILTAIVITMGIAAFVLALAYRSYRLTTAEEVANDPEDTRVSQESEAAAADEDEDTPGQHPDTDEPDELDALPGHEGSR; this is encoded by the coding sequence ATGACCGGAACAACGGTGTTCATCGTCCCGCTTGTCCTGATCGGTGGCCTGACCAGCTGCGGGGTCTACTTGCTCCTGGAACGCAACCTGACCCGCATGCTGTTGGGCCTGCTGCTGATCGGCAACGCACTCAACCTGCTGATCCTGACCGTCGGAGGACCTTCCGGGAACCCGCCGGTGCGCGGGCGCACCAGCGCCGACTCGACGACGACCGCCGATCCGCTGGCGCAGGGCATGATTTTGACCGCCATCGTCATCACGATGGGCATCGCCGCGTTCGTGCTGGCACTGGCCTACCGGTCCTACCGGCTGACCACCGCCGAAGAGGTGGCCAACGACCCCGAGGACACCCGGGTGTCCCAGGAGTCCGAAGCCGCAGCAGCCGACGAGGACGAAGACACTCCTGGGCAGCACCCCGACACCGACGAACCCGACGAACTCGACGCGTTGCCCGGGCACGAGGGGTCACGCTGA
- a CDS encoding Na+/H+ antiporter subunit D, whose translation MSYLAQVLIPLPVLIPMLGAALNLIAGRKPRTQRAITVSALSAVVLVCATLLYVVDRDGTQALQVGGWGESEPGMGPLGITLVADRLSALMLVVSSIVLLAVVFYAIGQGIRDGDDRQPVSIFLPTYLVLSAGVCNAFLAGDLFNLYVGFEVLLTASFVLLTIGASKDRVRAGISYVMVSMVSSLIFLLGLALVYAATGTLNMAELALRLDDISAGTRSALFAVLLVAFGIKAAVFPLSTWLPDSYPTAPAPVTAVFAGLLTKVGVYAIIRAHSLLFPNGGMDPLLLVAALLTMLIGILGAVAQSDIKRLLSFTLVSHIGYMVFGIALSSQLGMSGAIYYVAHHIIVQTTLFLVVGLIERQAGASTLRRLGGLATASPLLAFVFIVPALNLGGIPPFSGFIGKVALLEAGSQDGSVLAWALVGGGVVTSLLTLYVVIRVWTKAFWRARVDAPEGELSAAVPAALLDDDEDIDFADRDDVGRMPIGMVVPTMALIAVGLALTVAAGPIMAYTERAADEVLHRSEYISAVLGGERP comes from the coding sequence ATGAGCTACCTCGCCCAGGTCCTGATCCCTCTGCCGGTGCTGATTCCCATGCTCGGGGCCGCACTAAACCTCATCGCCGGCCGCAAGCCCCGCACCCAGCGGGCGATCACGGTGTCGGCGTTGTCCGCCGTGGTGCTGGTGTGCGCGACGCTGCTGTACGTCGTGGACCGCGACGGCACCCAGGCGCTGCAGGTCGGCGGATGGGGCGAAAGCGAACCGGGAATGGGCCCGCTGGGCATCACCCTGGTCGCCGACCGACTGTCGGCGCTGATGCTGGTGGTCTCGTCCATCGTGCTGCTGGCGGTGGTCTTCTACGCCATCGGGCAGGGCATCCGCGACGGTGACGATCGCCAGCCGGTGTCGATCTTCCTGCCGACGTACCTGGTGCTGTCGGCCGGCGTGTGCAACGCCTTCCTGGCCGGCGACCTGTTCAACCTCTACGTCGGCTTCGAGGTACTACTGACCGCCAGCTTCGTCCTGCTGACCATCGGTGCCAGCAAGGACCGGGTACGGGCCGGCATCTCCTACGTGATGGTCTCGATGGTGTCGTCGCTGATCTTCCTGCTCGGCCTGGCTCTGGTGTATGCGGCCACGGGCACGCTGAACATGGCGGAGCTGGCGCTGCGCCTCGACGACATCTCCGCCGGTACCCGCAGCGCACTGTTCGCCGTGCTGCTCGTCGCGTTCGGCATCAAGGCCGCGGTGTTCCCGCTGTCGACCTGGCTGCCCGACTCGTACCCGACCGCGCCCGCCCCGGTGACCGCGGTGTTCGCCGGCCTGCTCACCAAGGTCGGTGTCTACGCCATCATCCGGGCGCATTCGCTGCTGTTCCCCAACGGCGGAATGGACCCGCTGCTGCTGGTGGCCGCCCTGCTGACGATGCTGATCGGCATCCTGGGTGCCGTCGCGCAGAGCGATATCAAACGGCTGCTGTCGTTCACGCTGGTCAGCCATATCGGCTACATGGTCTTCGGCATAGCCCTGTCCAGCCAGCTCGGGATGTCCGGCGCGATCTACTACGTCGCGCACCACATCATCGTGCAGACCACACTGTTCCTGGTGGTGGGGCTGATCGAACGCCAAGCCGGTGCATCAACACTGCGCCGGCTGGGCGGGCTGGCCACAGCCAGCCCGCTGCTGGCGTTCGTGTTCATCGTCCCGGCGCTCAACCTCGGTGGCATCCCCCCGTTCTCGGGGTTCATCGGCAAGGTGGCCCTGCTGGAGGCGGGCTCCCAGGACGGGTCGGTGTTGGCGTGGGCGCTGGTCGGTGGCGGCGTGGTGACCAGCCTGCTGACGCTGTACGTGGTGATCCGGGTCTGGACCAAGGCCTTCTGGCGGGCACGCGTCGACGCCCCCGAAGGCGAGTTGTCGGCGGCGGTGCCCGCTGCGCTGCTCGACGACGACGAGGACATCGATTTCGCCGACCGCGACGACGTGGGCCGGATGCCGATCGGCATGGTGGTTCCCACCATGGCACTCATCGCCGTCGGTTTGGCGTTGACCGTCGCCGCCGGGCCGATCATGGCCTACACCGAGCGGGCCGCCGACGAGGTGCTGCACCGCAGCGAGTACATCTCTGCGGTGCTGGGGGGTGAGCGACCGTGA
- a CDS encoding Na+/H+ antiporter subunit E has translation MRWLLLRIWVLIWLMLVWVLLWGTLSAANLLSGLAIALLITVALPLPPVPVQGKVHLLSLLHLIVRVAWYLVMSSFQVAWLAVRPGPPPLNAVLRAQLTVKSDLVLALAVSIYNLIPGSIVLEIDQVRRLIYAHVIDVGSEKSVNKFYHQVAEVERLLIAAFERDTEWHPASEATTDDTEEAPR, from the coding sequence CTGCGCTGGCTCCTCCTGCGCATCTGGGTGTTGATCTGGCTGATGCTCGTCTGGGTCCTGCTGTGGGGCACCCTCTCGGCGGCCAACCTGCTCTCCGGTCTGGCCATCGCCCTGCTGATCACTGTGGCGCTGCCGCTGCCGCCGGTCCCGGTGCAGGGCAAGGTGCACCTGCTCTCCCTGCTGCACCTGATCGTCCGGGTGGCCTGGTACCTGGTGATGTCGAGTTTCCAGGTGGCCTGGCTGGCGGTGCGGCCCGGCCCGCCGCCGCTCAATGCCGTGCTGCGGGCGCAACTGACCGTGAAATCCGACCTGGTGCTGGCGCTGGCGGTCAGCATCTACAACCTGATCCCCGGCTCGATCGTGCTGGAGATCGACCAGGTGCGGCGGCTCATCTACGCCCACGTCATCGACGTCGGCTCGGAGAAGTCGGTGAACAAGTTCTATCACCAGGTGGCCGAGGTGGAACGGCTGCTGATCGCCGCCTTCGAACGTGACACCGAATGGCACCCGGCGAGCGAAGCCACCACCGATGACACCGAGGAGGCCCCGCGATGA
- a CDS encoding monovalent cation/H+ antiporter complex subunit F: MNTVWMIAAVMLVAAAAITMYRLLAGPSTLDRLVALDTLVAVMMCSIGTWAAFSLDTTVTYGLAALALISFVGSVSVARFRVPDSENRGAKR, encoded by the coding sequence ATGAATACCGTCTGGATGATCGCCGCGGTGATGCTGGTCGCCGCCGCGGCCATCACCATGTACCGGCTGCTGGCCGGGCCCAGCACTCTGGACCGGCTGGTGGCGCTCGACACCCTGGTCGCGGTCATGATGTGCTCGATCGGTACCTGGGCGGCGTTCAGCCTCGACACCACCGTCACCTACGGACTGGCCGCACTGGCCCTGATCAGTTTTGTCGGCTCGGTCAGCGTCGCCCGCTTCCGTGTCCCCGACAGCGAAAACCGGGGAGCGAAGCGATGA
- the mnhG gene encoding monovalent cation/H(+) antiporter subunit G, with protein MTVSDIISAVLILAGSTLALTAAIGVVRFPDTLSRMHAASKPQTLGLLLVLIGAAVQLNGHPDLGMIILTGLFTVITAPVVAQRVGQLAYREQRDREVQLTVDEMREPRQ; from the coding sequence ATGACCGTCTCCGACATCATCTCGGCGGTACTGATCCTGGCCGGGTCGACACTGGCCCTCACCGCGGCCATCGGCGTGGTGCGTTTCCCGGACACGTTGTCGCGCATGCACGCCGCCAGCAAGCCGCAGACGCTGGGCCTGCTGCTGGTGCTGATCGGCGCGGCGGTCCAGCTCAACGGCCACCCCGACCTCGGCATGATCATCCTGACCGGGTTGTTCACCGTGATCACCGCACCCGTGGTGGCCCAGCGGGTCGGACAGCTCGCCTACCGGGAGCAACGCGACCGCGAAGTCCAGCTGACCGTCGACGAGATGCGCGAACCGAGGCAGTAG
- a CDS encoding LON peptidase substrate-binding domain-containing protein, which produces MFPLESALLPGEELPLRVFEPRYSALVRDTLDRDDKAFGVVLIAKGREVGGGDERCDVGVRARIAAFEDHGEGQYRLKCPLTERIRVREWLPDDPYPRAVVESWPDDPGPVSDADLIEVEDRIWGLFERIAVARDARLPEREALLGVSRIDALDVPAGQRLYELAARMPMGTADKYSVLAAPSAADRLTALSEAVDNVTAMVEFQLSGE; this is translated from the coding sequence ATGTTCCCGCTGGAGTCGGCGCTGCTGCCCGGGGAGGAGTTGCCGCTGCGGGTGTTCGAGCCGCGCTACTCGGCGCTGGTCCGAGACACCCTCGATCGTGATGACAAGGCCTTCGGTGTGGTGCTGATCGCCAAGGGCCGCGAAGTCGGCGGTGGCGACGAGCGCTGCGATGTCGGAGTGCGGGCGCGGATCGCGGCGTTCGAAGACCACGGCGAGGGTCAGTACCGGTTGAAATGCCCACTGACCGAGCGCATCCGGGTGCGTGAGTGGCTGCCTGACGACCCCTATCCACGTGCGGTGGTCGAGTCATGGCCCGACGATCCGGGTCCGGTCAGCGACGCCGACCTGATCGAGGTCGAAGACCGCATCTGGGGGCTGTTCGAGCGGATCGCGGTCGCCCGCGACGCCCGGTTGCCGGAACGGGAGGCGCTGCTCGGCGTGTCCAGGATCGACGCCCTGGACGTGCCCGCCGGACAACGGCTCTACGAGCTCGCTGCGCGGATGCCGATGGGAACGGCGGACAAGTACTCCGTGCTGGCCGCGCCGTCTGCGGCGGACCGGCTGACCGCCTTGAGCGAAGCGGTCGACAACGTCACGGCCATGGTCGAATTCCAGCTGTCGGGCGAATAG
- a CDS encoding glutamate--cysteine ligase: MLSAGSKAAHIDFKGSYRPTVGVEWEFALVDAQTRDLSNEAAGVIAELGENPHVHKELLRNTVEIVTGICFNAGQAMEDLATTLRAVRQVVRARGMELFCAGTHPFAEASEQVLTDAPRYAELINRTQWWGRQMLIWGVHVHVGVSSAHKVMPIISSMLNQYPHLLALSASSPWWEGEDTGYASNRAMMFQQLPTAGLPFQFQTWREFEGFVHDQKKTGIIDHINEVRWDIRPSPHLGTVEIRIFDGVSNLHELSALVALTHCLVVDLDRRLDAGEALPVMPPWHVQENKWRAARYGLDAIIILDADSNERLVTEDLDELLNRLEPVARSLHCSDELARVADIPRRGASYQRQRRVAEENDGDLRMVVDALIDELVV; encoded by the coding sequence GTGTTATCGGCGGGGAGTAAGGCCGCCCACATCGACTTCAAGGGCTCCTACCGGCCGACTGTCGGCGTTGAGTGGGAGTTCGCGCTGGTCGATGCGCAGACCCGGGACCTGAGCAACGAAGCGGCCGGCGTGATCGCCGAACTCGGCGAGAACCCGCACGTGCACAAGGAACTGCTGCGCAACACCGTGGAGATCGTCACCGGGATCTGCTTCAACGCCGGGCAGGCGATGGAAGACCTCGCCACCACGTTGCGCGCCGTCCGGCAGGTGGTGCGCGCGCGTGGGATGGAACTGTTCTGCGCCGGAACCCACCCGTTCGCAGAGGCGTCGGAGCAGGTGCTGACCGATGCCCCCCGCTATGCCGAGTTGATCAACCGCACCCAGTGGTGGGGTCGCCAGATGCTGATCTGGGGAGTGCACGTGCACGTCGGGGTGTCCTCGGCGCACAAGGTGATGCCCATCATCAGTTCGATGCTCAACCAGTATCCGCACCTGCTGGCGCTGTCGGCGTCGTCGCCGTGGTGGGAGGGTGAGGACACCGGGTACGCGAGCAACCGGGCGATGATGTTCCAGCAGCTGCCGACAGCCGGGTTGCCGTTCCAGTTCCAGACGTGGCGCGAATTCGAGGGCTTCGTCCACGACCAGAAGAAGACCGGCATCATCGACCACATCAACGAGGTGCGGTGGGACATCCGGCCGTCGCCGCACCTGGGCACCGTGGAGATCCGGATTTTCGACGGGGTGTCCAATCTGCACGAGCTCAGCGCTCTGGTGGCGCTGACGCACTGCCTGGTGGTCGACCTGGACCGGCGTCTCGATGCCGGTGAGGCGCTGCCGGTGATGCCGCCGTGGCATGTGCAGGAGAACAAGTGGCGCGCAGCGCGTTACGGCCTGGACGCCATCATCATTCTCGACGCCGACAGCAACGAGCGGCTGGTCACGGAGGACCTCGACGAGCTGCTGAACCGGCTGGAGCCGGTGGCCCGGTCCCTGCACTGCAGCGACGAACTCGCCCGCGTCGCCGACATACCGCGCCGCGGTGCGTCCTACCAGCGGCAACGCCGCGTGGCCGAGGAGAACGACGGCGACCTGCGTATGGTGGTCGATGCCCTGATCGACGAGCTGGTTGTCTGA
- the sodC gene encoding superoxide dismutase[Cu-Zn]: MLASLLKKPVIAIALAAPVVGLAACSPNEPVSSEPGTTPSVWTGSPAPSAPAGEGEAGAGGEQGSSSTLEVPMKTADGTEVATATFAFSPGYVTVTVQTTGTGQLTPGFHGMHIHSVGKCEANSVAPTGGAPGDFNSAGGHFQVPGHSGHPASGDLTSLQVREDGSALTVTTTDAFTEDDLLAGTKTAIMIHEKADNFANIPPERYNQVNGTPGPDEATMATGDAGKRVACGVIGGE, encoded by the coding sequence ATGCTCGCCAGTCTCCTGAAGAAGCCCGTCATCGCCATTGCCCTGGCCGCTCCTGTAGTGGGTCTGGCCGCGTGCTCCCCGAACGAGCCGGTGTCCTCCGAGCCGGGAACCACGCCGTCAGTCTGGACCGGCTCGCCAGCCCCGTCCGCACCCGCCGGCGAAGGCGAAGCGGGCGCCGGAGGGGAACAGGGCAGCAGCTCGACCCTCGAGGTCCCGATGAAGACCGCCGACGGCACCGAGGTCGCCACCGCCACGTTCGCGTTCAGCCCCGGCTATGTCACCGTGACGGTGCAGACCACCGGGACCGGACAGCTGACCCCCGGCTTCCACGGCATGCACATCCACTCCGTCGGCAAGTGCGAGGCCAACTCTGTGGCCCCCACCGGCGGCGCCCCGGGCGACTTCAACTCAGCCGGTGGGCACTTCCAGGTGCCCGGGCACAGCGGCCACCCCGCCAGCGGTGACCTCACCTCGCTGCAGGTGCGCGAGGACGGTTCGGCGCTGACGGTGACCACCACGGACGCCTTCACCGAAGACGACCTGCTGGCCGGTACGAAGACGGCGATCATGATCCACGAGAAGGCGGACAACTTCGCCAACATCCCGCCGGAGCGCTACAACCAGGTCAACGGCACGCCGGGCCCCGACGAGGCCACCATGGCGACCGGCGACGCTGGCAAGCGGGTGGCTTGCGGTGTTATCGGCGGGGAGTAA
- a CDS encoding LytR C-terminal domain-containing protein, translating to MNERVPDSSGLPLRAIVMVLLFLGVVFLLVGFQALGSNDDDDDSSTGATVSTSTTAPPTSKESPAPAARPEVRIFNISEAPGAAEGTATRLRDDGWTVADTGNLVLPNVTATTVYFGEGEQEAAEELGRLLEAPVEPRIPEVADQPPGLIVVVTG from the coding sequence ATGAATGAGCGCGTACCAGACTCCTCCGGGCTGCCACTGCGCGCCATCGTGATGGTGCTGTTGTTCCTGGGCGTGGTGTTCCTGCTGGTCGGGTTCCAGGCGCTGGGTTCAAACGACGACGATGACGACAGCTCCACCGGGGCGACGGTCAGCACGTCGACGACGGCGCCGCCGACGTCGAAAGAATCCCCGGCCCCGGCGGCGCGACCCGAGGTCCGGATCTTCAACATCTCCGAGGCGCCCGGCGCCGCCGAAGGCACCGCCACCCGGCTGCGCGACGACGGCTGGACCGTGGCCGACACCGGCAACCTCGTGCTGCCCAACGTGACTGCCACCACCGTCTACTTCGGCGAAGGTGAGCAGGAAGCTGCCGAAGAACTGGGCAGGCTGCTGGAAGCGCCTGTCGAGCCGCGGATTCCGGAGGTCGCCGACCAACCACCCGGGCTGATCGTGGTGGTCACAGGTTAG
- a CDS encoding DUF3263 domain-containing protein translates to MEGAISRAERSGDDAELTDGLTRREHDILAFERQWWKYAGAKEEAIKELFSMSATRYYQVLNALVERPEALAADPMLVKRLRRLRASRQKARAARRLGFDIN, encoded by the coding sequence ATGGAAGGCGCCATTTCACGGGCTGAGCGGTCGGGGGATGACGCTGAGCTCACCGATGGGCTGACCCGTCGTGAACACGACATCCTGGCATTCGAACGGCAGTGGTGGAAGTACGCCGGCGCCAAAGAGGAAGCCATCAAGGAGCTGTTCTCGATGTCGGCCACCCGCTACTACCAAGTACTCAACGCACTCGTCGAACGCCCGGAAGCACTGGCCGCGGACCCGATGCTGGTCAAGCGTCTCCGCCGGCTGCGGGCCAGCAGGCAGAAGGCCCGCGCGGCGCGGCGACTCGGATTCGACATCAACTGA